The Miscanthus floridulus cultivar M001 chromosome 7, ASM1932011v1, whole genome shotgun sequence genome includes a region encoding these proteins:
- the LOC136466685 gene encoding SNF1-related protein kinase regulatory subunit gamma-like PV42a has protein sequence MAQLRAPSDEQRQELALHGVVAGGNESSNKKARAGLCGVLRERKVVELARAKRRLVEVPYTATLVHTANALLATRVSGVAVAAPPGHWIGAGGSMILESDPATGAVRKHYIGMVNMFDILAHIAEASDDAEADGEAVDLDRRMAVPVSSVIGHSLEGLTLWTLHPTTSVLDCMETFSKGVHRSLVPLESSADNVLAVELVESAPGYRMLTQMDVVRFLRAHGAELRGVLSRTVRELGAVNDTVFAVAGGTKVIDAIRAMRAASLTAVPVVDAAAVGSGTETTLQYGNGQRAIETFSATDLRNCPVARLQPWLGISVTEFKRKVAEYRGSNRPVVQGADATDTSTPADTPAAAAVATDDELSGQQQESAALVTCSPDSTLGEAIEAAASRHVHRLWVVDEEGLLRGVVSLTDILRAVREAALGEDRELHSIVSF, from the exons ATGGCGCAGCTTAGAGCACCCTCCGACGAGCAGCGGCAGGAGTTGGCGCTGCACGGCGTCGTCGCCGGCGGGAACGAGAGCAGCAACAAGAAGGCGCGCGCGGGGCTCTGCGGCGTGCTCCGCGAGCGCAAGGTGGTGGAGCTGGCGCGCGCCAAGCGGCGGCTGGTGGAGGTCCCCTACACCGCGACGCTGGTGCACACGGCCAACGCGCTCCTGGCCACGCGCGTCTCCGGCGTGGCCGTGGCCGCGCCGCCGGGCCACTGGATCGGCGCCGGCGGGTCCATGATCCTCGAGTCCGACCCGGCCACCGGCGCCGTCCGCAAGCACTACATCGGCATGGTGAACATGTTCGACATCCTCGCCCACATCGCGGAGGCCAGCGACGACGCCGAGGCCGACGGCGAGGCGGTCGACCTCGACCGCCGGATGGCCGTGCCGGTGTCCTCCGTCATCGGCCACTCCCTCGAGGGCCTCACTCTATGGACGCTCCACCCGACCACCAG CGTGCTGGACTGCATGGAGACGTTCAGCAAGGGGGTGCACCGCTCGCTGGTGCCGCTGGAGAGCTCGGCGGACAACGTGCTGGCGGTGGAGCTGGTGGAGTCGGCGCCGGGGTACCGGATGCTGACGCAGATGGACGTGGTGAGGTTCCTCAGGGCGCACGGCGCGGAGCTCAGGGGCGTGCTGTCGCGCACCGTGCGCGAGCTCGGCGCTGTGAACGACACGGTGTTCGCGGTCGCCGGCGGCACCAAGGTGATCGACGCCATCAGGGCGATGCGGGCGGCATCGCTGACCGCCGTGCCCGTCGTGGACGCCGCCGCCGTTGGTAGCGGTACAGAGACCACCCTTCAATAC GGGAACGGGCAAAGGGCGATCGAGACGTTCTCGGCGACGGACCTGCGTAACTGTCCGGTGGCGCGGCTGCAGCCGTGGCTGGGGATCAGCGTGACGGAGTTCAAGAGGAAGGTGGCCGAGTACCGGGGGAGCAACAGGCCCGTGGTCCAGGGCGCCGACGCCACGGACACCAGCACCCCGGCCGACACCCCCGCGGCTGCCGCCGTCGCCACTGACGACGAGCTGAGCGGCCAGCAGCAGGAGTCGGCGGCGCTGGTGACGTGCTCCCCGGACAGCACCCTCGGCGAGGCGATTGAGGCGGCGGCGTCGAGGCACGTGCACCGGCTGTGGGTGGTGGACGAGGAAGGGCTCCTCCGCGGCGTGGTGTCGCTCACCGACATCCTCCGGGCGGTGCGGGAGGCCGCGCTCGGCGAGGACCGGGAGCTGCACAGCATCGTGTCGTTTTGA